One Symphalangus syndactylus isolate Jambi chromosome 9, NHGRI_mSymSyn1-v2.1_pri, whole genome shotgun sequence DNA segment encodes these proteins:
- the INSL4 gene encoding early placenta insulin-like peptide, translating into MASLFWSYLPAIWLLLSQLLRESLAAELRGCGPRFGKHLLSYCPVPEKTFTTTPGGWLLESGRPTEMVSTSNNKDGQTLGMTSEFIPNLPPELKKPLSEGQPSLKKIILSRKKRSGRHRFDPFCCEVICDDGTSVKLCTK; encoded by the exons ATGGCCAGCCTGTTCTGGTCCTATCTGCCAGCAATCTGGCTGCTACTGAGCCAACTCCTTAGAGAAAGCCTAGCAGCAGAGCTGAGGGGATGTGGTCCACGATTTGGAAAACACTTGCTGTCATATTGCCCCGTGCCTGAGAAGACATTCACCACCACCCCAGGAGGATGGCTGCTGGAATCTGGACGACCGACAG AAATGGTGTCAACCTCCAACAACAAAGATGGACAAACCTTAGGTATGACATCAGAATTCATTCCTAATTTGCCACCAGAGCTGAAGAAACCACTGTCTGAAGGGCAGCCATCattgaagaaaataatacttTCCCGAAAAAAGAGAAGTGGACGTCACAGATTTGATCCATTCTGTTGTGAAGTAATTTGTGACGATGGAACTTCAGTTAAATTATGTACAAAGTAG